In Dasypus novemcinctus isolate mDasNov1 chromosome 10, mDasNov1.1.hap2, whole genome shotgun sequence, one DNA window encodes the following:
- the LOC101444599 gene encoding pregnancy-associated glycoprotein-like: MRWFWVLGLVALSECLVTIPLKKAKSMRESLREKGMLRTFLEKHLCNLESASDDMHSDPGVPFESLGNNLALAYVGTIRIGTPPRELNVLFDTCLTYLWVPSVSCSSPVCFNNNTFDPGLSSTFLNTTKPVFSFDRGSKLGFVGYDVVQVGSLVIPSQAFGLTLHEVSSLDENEDSKEACSLLDYGDFDGVLGLAFPRLSYRGATPVFDQLWELGFLSENLFAFYLSSEDKKNSSVLMLGGVDPSYYSGELHWVPVSRPFYWEVVLDSVSIDGEVIACKHGCWAIFDTGTSLLHGPYDSVLNIHTVIGAELIDDKYILDCGTISSLPDITFTINGSHYPVPASAYVWQRSSGSCHSNFVGNVVLTNDTIWSLGNVFLQLYFSVYDRGNNRIGLAPAA; encoded by the exons ATGAGGTGGTTCTGggtcctggggctggtggccctctCAGAGTGCTTGGTCAC GATTCCTCTAAAGAAGGCCAAATCTATGCGAGAAAGCCTCAGGGAAAAAGGAATGCTGCGAACGTTCTTGGAGAAGCATCTTTGCAACCTGGAATCCGCGTCTGATGACATGCACTCAGACCCGGGAGTGCCTTTTGAATCCCTGGGGAATAATTTGGCA CTGGCCTACGTGGGCACCATCAGGATCGGCACACCTCCTCGGGAACTCAATGTCCTCTTTGACACCTGCTTGACCTACTTGTGGGTGCCCTCGGTCTCCTGCTCCAGCCCTGTCTGCT TCAACAACAACACCTTCGACCCTGGGCTCTCCTCCACCTTCCTGAACACCACGAAGCCCGTGTTCAGTTTTGACAGAGGGAGCAAGTTGGGATTTGTCGGCTATGACGTTGTCCAG GTTGGCAGCCTTGTCATCCCGTCCCAGGCTTTCGGCCTGACTCTCCATGAGGTAAGCAGCCTAGATGAGAACGAGGACTCGAAGGAGGCTTGCAGCTTGCTGGACTACGGGGATTTCGACGGCGTCCTGGGCCTGGCCTTCCCCAGGCTTAGCTATCGTGGAGCCACACCAGTCTTCGACCAACTGTGGGAACTGGGATTCCTTTCTGAGAACCTCTTTGCCTTCTACCTGAGCAG cgAGGACAAGAAGAACAGCAGCGTGCTGATGCTCGGCGGGGTGGACCCCTCCTACTACAGCGGGGAGCTCCACTGGGTGCCCGTGAGCAGGCCTTTCTACTGGGAGGTGGTCCTGGACAG CGTTTCCATCGACGGGGAGGTGATTGCTTGTAAGCATGGCTGCTGGGCCATTTTCGATACCGGGACTTCCTTGCTGCATGGCCCATATGACTCTGTCCTCAACATCCACACAGTTATTGGAGCAGAGCTCATCGACGACAAG TACATCCTCGACTGTGGAACCATCAGCTCCCTGCCCGACATCACCTTCACCATCAATGGCTCCCACTACCCAGTGCCAGCCAGTGCCTACGTCTGGCAG aGGTCTTCGGGCAGCTGCCACAGCAACTTTGTGGGGAACGTCGTCTTGACCAATGATACGATATGGAGCCTGGGCAATGTCTTCCTGCAGCTGTATTTCTCCGTTTACGATCGGGGAAATAACAGGATTGGGCTGGCCCCTGCAGCGTAA